A window from Telopea speciosissima isolate NSW1024214 ecotype Mountain lineage chromosome 8, Tspe_v1, whole genome shotgun sequence encodes these proteins:
- the LOC122671410 gene encoding photosynthetic NDH subunit of lumenal location 2, chloroplastic translates to MGSLAKPNSTTTLCHPHHITATQKGYRSHSIPAIRSSSFSGEGNGRRQMLSAFLAATAAVAVQSTPMAIAQNWGTRSFIKERFFEPGLSPEDAVARIQQTREGLHSLREMLERKSWRYVIFYIRLKSAYLSQDLKNALSTLPDYRKKSYIKTANELVDNMAELDYYIRSPKIYESYLFYEKTLKSIDDLVALFA, encoded by the exons ATGGGTAGCTTGGCTAAGCCCAATTCTACTACAACTCTATGCCATCCTCACCACATAACCGCAACCCAAAAGGGTTACCGGAGCCACTCAATTCCGGCAATCCGATCATCCTCCTTCTCAGGCGAAGGTAATGGTAGACGACAGATGCTGTCGGCTTTCTTGGCTGCAACAGCAGCAGTGGCAGTACAATCCACACCAATGGCGATAGCCCAGAATTGGGGGACAAGATCCTTCATTAAAGAAAGGTTCTTCGAACCGGGTCTATCTCCAGAAGATGCCGTGGCTAGAATCCAACAGACCAGAGAGGGACTCCATAGCTTGAGGGAGATGTTGGAGAGAAAGTCATGGAGGTATGTCATCTTCTATATTCGCCTCAAATCTGCTTATCTCTCACAAGACCTCAAGAATGCGCTCTCCACTTTGCCTGATTACCGCAAAAAATCTTACATTAAGACTGCAAACGAGCTCGTTGATAATATGGCAGAG CTTGATTACTATATTCGATCACCCAAAATATACGAGTCATATCTATTCTACGAGAAGACATTGAAATCTATAGACGACCTTGTGGCTTTATTCGCTTAG
- the LOC122671412 gene encoding casparian strip membrane protein 1-like, whose amino-acid sequence MKKAVQVLEHGHEASSGLTPGMNKGVSILDFILRIVAIIGTLASAIAMGTTNETLPFFTQFIQFRAQYSDLPTFTFFVIANAIVSAYLILSLVLSIYHIVRSGARGSRLALVFFDSVSLALLTSGASAAAAIVYLAHKGNVRANWFAICQQFNSFCERISGSLIGSFVGIVVFILLISMSAIAVSRR is encoded by the exons ATGAAGAAGGCAGTGCAAGTACTTGAACATGGTCATGAAGCTTCAAGTGGTTTAACCCCAGGGATGAACAAAGGGGTTTCTATATTGGATTTCATTCTAAGGATAGTTGCAATCATAGGTACACTAGCAAGTGCAATTGCTATGGGTACTACTAATGAAACACTTCCTTTCTTCACACAATTCATCCAATTTAGGGCTCAATACAGTGATCTCCCCACCTTCAC GTTTTTCGTGATCGCAAACGCAATCGTAAGTGCATATCTCATTCTATCTCTGGTCCTATCCATCTACCACATTGTTAGGAGTGGCGCGAGAGGCAGTCGACTTGCGTTGGTCTTCTTTGACTCG GTATCATTGGCTCTACTTACTTCTGGAGCTTCTGCAGCAGCTGCTATTGTGTATTTAGCACATAAAGGCAATGTTAGAGCGAATTGGTTTGCGATTTGTCAACAATTCAACTCCTTCTGTGAACGAATCTCTGGTTCTTTGATTGGCTCCTTCGTCGGAATAGTTGTGTTTATACTACTAATCTCCATGTCAGCCATTGCTGTTTCTAGACGTTGA
- the LOC122671411 gene encoding photosynthetic NDH subunit of subcomplex B 4, chloroplastic, whose product MAEAIIGFTMPRPPTHSPTLHQTTKLIIYPFSKRLKQYSSSWSINGWSQNEGSKSRRGSLCKVNAFPDIFPLMAVLVDHVEGQRDIITHKSVWHLNDEQIKNVYAFYIMFTVWGCCVFGSTKDPYYDSEYYRKDGGDGTGHWVYEKQEDIEESNRAELWREELIEEIEQKVGGLRELEEAGKKEEELVK is encoded by the exons ATGGCAGAGGCCATAATAGGTTTCACTATGCCCCGACCACCTACTCACAGCCCTACTCTCCACCAGACAACCAAACTAATCATCTACCCATTTTCAAAAAGG CTTAAGCAGTATTCAAGTTCTTGGTCTATCAATGGTTGGAGTCAG AATGAAGGCAGCAAGAGCAGGAGAGGCTCTCTGTGCAAAGTGAATGCTTTCCCAGATATCTTTCCTCTTATGGCAGTTTTAGTTGATCATGTTGAAGGTCAAAGAGACATAATAACCCACAAATCAGTTTGGCATCTCAATGATGAACAAATTAAGAACGTCT ATGCATTTTACATAATGTTCACTGTTTGGGGATGTTGTGTGTTTGGATCCACAAAA GATCCCTATTATGACTCAGAGTACTATAGGAAAGATGGAGGAGATGGTACAGGACATTGGGTCTATGAGAAG CAAGAAGATATTGAAGAGTCTAATAGAGCAGAGTTGTGGCGTGAAGAGTTGATCGAAGAGATTGAACAAAAGGTAGGAGGACTAAGGGAGTTGGAAGAAGCTggaaagaaggaggaggagctcGTTAAGTAA